Proteins from one Bacteriovorax sp. BAL6_X genomic window:
- a CDS encoding phosphate/phosphite/phosphonate ABC transporter substrate-binding protein, with product MKHTIVAVMSLVLAITTGISCKRDMKLGSKDNPVKLYFTPSVDADTIASNSVHFIKFLEKETGLFFKTGIPTNYISVVESFGSKRADIAVMNSFGYLMANEKYGASAKLKVLRYGHDYYQGQIIAHVDSGINSIKDLEGKKFAYTDPSSTSGYMFPLKIMMENEVKPGNTTFAIKHDNVVTMVYQRQVDAGATYYSAPSSDGTIRDARSRVKTQFPDVEEKVKIVQITEKIPNDPFVFRKELPAEVTEKFIAAVKKYISTPEGKDVFENIYSVGGLVDTTDADYDGLRNVIKTLNINLEEQLNKK from the coding sequence ATGAAACACACTATTGTTGCGGTAATGAGCTTAGTACTAGCAATAACAACAGGAATCTCTTGTAAGAGAGATATGAAATTAGGAAGTAAAGACAATCCTGTAAAACTATACTTCACACCTTCAGTCGATGCAGACACAATTGCATCTAACTCAGTTCACTTTATCAAATTCTTAGAAAAAGAGACTGGCCTATTTTTCAAAACAGGTATCCCGACAAACTACATTTCAGTAGTTGAATCATTTGGTTCAAAAAGAGCTGACATTGCAGTTATGAACTCTTTTGGTTACCTAATGGCAAATGAGAAGTATGGAGCAAGTGCTAAACTAAAAGTTCTTCGTTATGGACATGACTACTACCAAGGGCAAATCATCGCTCACGTAGATAGCGGAATTAACTCAATCAAAGACCTAGAAGGAAAGAAGTTCGCTTACACAGATCCTTCATCAACATCAGGTTATATGTTTCCACTTAAAATCATGATGGAAAATGAAGTTAAACCAGGTAATACAACTTTTGCTATTAAGCATGATAACGTTGTAACGATGGTATACCAAAGACAAGTAGATGCTGGTGCAACTTACTACTCTGCTCCATCTTCAGACGGAACGATCCGTGATGCACGCTCTCGTGTAAAAACTCAATTCCCAGATGTCGAAGAAAAAGTAAAAATCGTTCAAATCACAGAAAAAATTCCAAACGACCCATTCGTATTTAGAAAAGAGCTTCCTGCAGAAGTAACTGAAAAATTTATTGCGGCCGTTAAGAAATATATCTCTACTCCAGAAGGTAAAGATGTATTCGAAAATATTTACAGTGTCGGTGGCCTAGTTGATACAACTGATGCAGATTACGATGGACTAAGAAACGTAATTAAAACATTAAATATCAATCTTGAAGAACAACTAAACAAGAAATAG
- the phnC gene encoding phosphonate ABC transporter ATP-binding protein, whose translation MILEVKNVNKVYPNGCHALNNVSFNVNKGEFLVIIGLSGSGKSTMLRCMNRLHDVTSGEIIFEGKDITKLKGAAMRSARSHIGMIFQHFNLIPRRTVMTNVLSGTLARTGVIKSVLGIYSEEDKKKAMEYIKIVGLEGKENVRADNLSGGQQQRVAIARALMQNPKVLLADEPVASLDPATSHSVMQYLKKVNEELGVTVICNLHFLSLVREYASRVVALKGGKLIYEGQPLDINEEWFQTIYGEDAVEVTIN comes from the coding sequence ATGATTCTAGAAGTTAAAAATGTTAACAAAGTTTATCCTAACGGATGCCACGCTCTAAACAACGTTAGCTTTAACGTTAACAAGGGTGAGTTCCTTGTTATTATCGGTCTGTCTGGTTCAGGTAAGTCGACAATGCTTAGATGTATGAACCGCCTTCACGATGTAACAAGTGGTGAGATCATCTTCGAAGGAAAAGACATCACGAAACTAAAGGGTGCAGCAATGAGAAGTGCTCGCTCACACATCGGTATGATCTTCCAACACTTTAACTTAATCCCAAGAAGAACTGTTATGACAAACGTTCTTTCTGGAACACTTGCAAGAACAGGTGTTATCAAGTCAGTACTTGGTATCTACTCTGAAGAAGATAAGAAAAAAGCAATGGAATACATCAAAATCGTTGGTCTTGAAGGTAAAGAAAACGTACGTGCGGACAACCTTTCAGGTGGTCAACAGCAACGTGTTGCTATTGCTCGCGCTCTTATGCAAAACCCTAAGGTACTTCTTGCCGATGAGCCTGTAGCGTCACTTGACCCTGCAACTTCTCACTCAGTAATGCAATACCTTAAGAAAGTTAACGAAGAACTTGGTGTTACTGTTATCTGTAACCTTCACTTCTTATCACTTGTTAGAGAATACGCTTCACGCGTAGTTGCTCTAAAAGGTGGAAAGCTAATTTATGAAGGTCAACCACTTGATATTAACGAAGAATGGTTCCAGACAATCTACGGTGAAGACGCTGTAGAAGTAACAATTAACTAA
- the phnE gene encoding phosphonate ABC transporter, permease protein PhnE produces the protein MTTTTQTADTQVNNLPKPREEYTSYKVKMNFFSFLIDFLLWSYMILVSWKIVWERLILGLRYPDFTWNQPLIALGAGFVVAAALYTTKMSLGRGLTGIMKRDENTLFMKEPFSFVLIATVVLTFIASIYVSQISIYEFLSESGMTGAKRIFSALLTPNFAIFEEALFAAIETIYMAFIATAVALPIAFVLAFFAARNLMNGSRLTMTVYSVVRFFLNVSRSIEPLVWAIIFSVWVGIGPFAGMMALCLHSVSSLSKLYSEQIENVSNGPIEAMMATGAHPIQVIWFGVVPQIVLPYLSFSIYRWDINVRMATVIGLVGGGGIGTMLMQYQGLAKWNEVGLLVIVIAAIVWIMDWLSSKIREAIK, from the coding sequence ATGACAACGACGACTCAAACGGCAGATACGCAAGTTAATAACTTACCAAAACCAAGAGAAGAGTACACATCATATAAAGTTAAGATGAATTTCTTTTCTTTCTTAATTGATTTTCTTCTTTGGTCATACATGATTCTTGTTTCATGGAAGATCGTATGGGAGAGACTAATTCTTGGTCTACGCTACCCTGATTTTACTTGGAACCAGCCACTTATTGCTCTTGGAGCAGGTTTTGTAGTAGCAGCAGCTCTTTACACAACTAAAATGTCTCTTGGACGTGGCCTTACAGGAATAATGAAAAGAGATGAGAATACTCTATTTATGAAAGAGCCGTTCTCATTCGTTCTTATTGCAACTGTAGTACTAACATTTATTGCTAGTATTTATGTTTCACAAATTTCAATTTATGAGTTCCTTTCTGAATCAGGAATGACTGGTGCAAAGAGAATTTTTTCAGCGCTTCTAACACCAAACTTTGCAATTTTTGAAGAAGCTCTTTTTGCAGCAATTGAAACGATCTACATGGCATTTATTGCGACAGCAGTTGCACTTCCAATTGCATTTGTTCTAGCATTCTTTGCAGCAAGAAACCTTATGAATGGGTCTCGACTTACAATGACAGTTTACTCTGTCGTAAGATTCTTCTTAAACGTTTCGCGTTCAATTGAGCCACTAGTATGGGCGATTATCTTCTCAGTATGGGTTGGAATCGGGCCTTTCGCAGGTATGATGGCACTTTGCCTTCACTCAGTATCTTCACTATCAAAGCTATACTCTGAGCAAATTGAAAACGTTTCAAACGGACCAATCGAAGCAATGATGGCAACAGGTGCTCACCCTATCCAAGTAATTTGGTTTGGTGTTGTTCCTCAAATCGTTCTTCCATACCTATCTTTCTCAATCTATCGTTGGGACATCAACGTTCGTATGGCCACAGTTATTGGTCTAGTTGGTGGAGGTGGTATTGGTACTATGCTAATGCAGTACCAAGGTCTGGCAAAGTGGAATGAAGTTGGTCTTCTAGTAATCGTAATTGCTGCGATTGTATGGATAATGGACTGGCTATCTTCTAAAATTAGAGAAGCTATCAAATAG